In the bacterium genome, one interval contains:
- a CDS encoding CarD family transcriptional regulator, with protein sequence MEKKNKTKTEKSLFIIGLRPLGHRVGDLSLEEARGMPRKDSVAKIAASEKITVNWLREHEGDVVRAVNANPFWHKNLCAVETGQVLNLSDFLRTLESLAYEKAQTIARPGEYAHRGGNVELWPINRGSRYHIEFYGNSIESIESLSEKRYRDKEHMQLFSRRFGSELIDALRPGDFVVHFDHGIGVFLEKKEIAGRETGRAQTYYVLEYAKGDRLMVPESKKEKLSLYVGLKTPEVHRLGSSAWSKTRRMVRASALIFAKELLQLYAHRELEKGYAFGPDDAHQKEFEESCSFEETLDQRVATDQIKADMEGGRPMERLLAGDVGFGKTEVAMRAAFKAVMAGKQVALLAPTTVLAYQHFRTFSDRMKSYPVRIALLSRLKLYETARETEGEVLQHIKNGSIDIIIGTHRLLSKDVRFKDLGLLIIDEEQKFGVKQKEKLKTLKTNLDVLLISATPIPRTLNLALAGLREMSIISTPPPGRMPIQTLVLPDSDEMIRKALLDELHRDGQVYVLWNRVETMALARKKIVELAPRNAKIEVAHGKMGEIALIEIMEKFRDRKIDILVATTIIENGLDFENVNTLVVMNATRLGLAQTYQLRGRIGRGDRQAYAYFFYPSSNSGKAELSENAKMRLEALEEFAELGSGYRVALRDLEIRGAGNMLGREQSGNIYRVGLNLYLSMLAEAVEELRGKEKK encoded by the coding sequence GTGGAGAAGAAAAATAAGACAAAAACCGAAAAATCTCTTTTCATTATTGGATTGCGGCCGCTCGGACACCGAGTTGGAGATCTTTCATTGGAGGAAGCCCGGGGAATGCCTCGGAAAGATTCTGTTGCTAAAATTGCCGCATCCGAAAAGATAACCGTAAACTGGCTTCGTGAACACGAAGGAGACGTTGTGCGGGCCGTGAACGCCAATCCTTTTTGGCACAAGAATCTCTGTGCCGTAGAAACCGGCCAGGTTCTTAATTTGTCCGATTTTTTGCGCACATTGGAAAGCCTTGCATATGAAAAAGCGCAAACCATCGCGCGACCGGGCGAATACGCCCACCGGGGAGGGAACGTGGAACTCTGGCCCATAAACCGCGGCTCTCGCTATCACATAGAGTTCTATGGAAACAGCATTGAATCCATAGAATCATTGAGTGAAAAACGATATCGGGACAAGGAGCACATGCAGCTTTTTTCTCGGCGCTTCGGTAGCGAACTCATTGATGCGCTGCGCCCCGGTGACTTCGTGGTCCATTTTGATCATGGCATAGGAGTATTTCTTGAGAAAAAGGAGATTGCCGGACGCGAAACGGGACGCGCCCAGACCTATTATGTCTTAGAGTACGCAAAGGGCGATCGCCTCATGGTCCCGGAGAGCAAGAAAGAGAAGCTCTCGCTTTATGTGGGTCTTAAAACTCCCGAGGTGCACAGGCTCGGAAGCAGCGCCTGGTCAAAAACGCGGCGAATGGTAAGGGCAAGCGCTCTGATATTCGCCAAGGAATTGCTGCAGCTTTACGCTCACCGGGAACTGGAAAAAGGCTATGCGTTCGGGCCGGACGACGCCCACCAAAAAGAATTTGAAGAATCCTGTTCTTTCGAAGAAACCCTGGACCAGCGCGTCGCAACAGACCAAATAAAAGCCGACATGGAGGGCGGCCGGCCCATGGAGCGCCTGCTTGCCGGGGATGTCGGTTTTGGGAAGACCGAGGTTGCCATGCGCGCCGCTTTCAAGGCGGTAATGGCAGGAAAGCAGGTTGCCCTGCTTGCTCCGACCACCGTGCTTGCCTACCAACATTTCCGGACATTCAGCGACCGCATGAAGTCGTACCCCGTGCGCATCGCATTGCTCTCGCGTTTAAAACTCTATGAAACGGCACGCGAGACGGAGGGGGAGGTTTTGCAACATATTAAAAACGGGAGTATCGATATCATCATTGGCACGCACCGTCTTCTGTCCAAAGACGTGCGTTTTAAGGATCTGGGACTGCTCATCATCGACGAAGAGCAAAAATTCGGGGTCAAGCAAAAAGAAAAACTCAAGACGCTCAAGACGAACCTCGACGTACTGCTTATTTCGGCAACCCCCATTCCGCGAACGCTCAATTTGGCCTTGGCCGGACTGCGGGAAATGTCTATTATTTCAACGCCTCCCCCCGGCCGCATGCCGATCCAAACACTCGTTCTTCCGGACAGCGACGAGATGATTCGCAAGGCACTCTTGGACGAACTGCATCGGGACGGACAAGTATATGTGCTATGGAATCGGGTGGAAACAATGGCGCTTGCGAGAAAGAAGATCGTCGAGCTTGCTCCACGAAATGCAAAAATCGAAGTGGCACACGGGAAGATGGGCGAGATCGCGCTTATTGAGATCATGGAAAAATTCCGCGACCGCAAAATAGATATTCTGGTGGCAACGACCATTATTGAAAACGGCCTTGATTTTGAAAACGTCAATACGCTTGTGGTGATGAATGCCACGCGCCTGGGCCTTGCGCAAACCTACCAATTGCGCGGCCGCATTGGGAGAGGAGACAGACAGGCCTACGCGTATTTTTTCTATCCTTCCTCAAACTCGGGAAAGGCCGAGCTTTCCGAAAATGCGAAAATGCGCCTAGAGGCGCTTGAGGAATTCGCGGAACTTGGCAGCGGCTATCGCGTGGCCTTACGGGACCTGGAAATACGCGGCGCAGGCAACATGCTTGGCAGGGAGCAATCAGGAAACATCTACCGCGTCGGATTGAATCTGTATCTTTCCATGCTTGCTGAAGCCGTAGAAGAACTTCGAGGAAAAGAAAAAAAATAA
- a CDS encoding glycosyltransferase family 1 protein — protein MLRPYQHTIGIDARMLGAEQTGIGKYIARLCEYLPPLMSDTRFVLFLREPEYSNFKSAHPNVVKRRAEAHWYGYKEQLILPIGFLLARPDLMHFPHFNVPMLYPGKFIVTIHDLTPHTFSGPAAHSWWRKSMFRLVFSGALERSERIIAVSQYTKKDIIERFRTVPEKIGVIYEGVDERFKKKVPRMQSLEFLKKTYGIAKPFLLYVGVWREHKNLAGLIEAYALMLKKYHADFDLVLCGKEHSSYPDARRAWERLGLEDRVKRPGFIPEKELEHFYRAASLTVVPSFAEGFGFTGLESLACQTPVAASQTTSLPEILKDAAVYFDPHNSENMAEVMHRILVNKEEQKICLEKVPDLMEQYRWETMAEKTAKYYRSILEH, from the coding sequence ATGTTAAGGCCATATCAGCACACTATCGGTATTGACGCCCGAATGCTTGGAGCGGAACAGACGGGCATCGGAAAATATATTGCACGGCTTTGCGAATATCTACCGCCGCTCATGAGCGACACACGGTTCGTTCTCTTTTTGCGCGAACCGGAGTATTCGAATTTTAAGAGCGCCCATCCTAACGTGGTAAAACGAAGGGCGGAGGCGCATTGGTACGGCTACAAAGAACAACTCATCCTGCCCATTGGATTCCTTCTGGCGCGCCCGGACCTTATGCATTTTCCCCATTTCAACGTTCCGATGCTCTATCCGGGAAAGTTTATCGTAACAATCCACGACCTCACGCCCCATACGTTTTCGGGTCCTGCGGCGCATTCATGGTGGAGAAAGTCGATGTTTCGACTTGTTTTCTCCGGCGCCCTCGAACGATCAGAGCGCATCATTGCCGTATCGCAATATACCAAAAAAGATATTATTGAACGCTTTAGGACGGTGCCTGAAAAAATAGGAGTAATATACGAAGGCGTGGACGAGCGATTCAAAAAAAAAGTACCGAGAATGCAGAGTCTGGAATTTCTGAAAAAAACGTACGGCATCGCAAAACCTTTCTTGCTCTATGTCGGCGTATGGCGTGAGCATAAAAATTTGGCAGGACTTATTGAGGCATATGCCCTGATGCTGAAAAAATACCATGCAGATTTTGATCTGGTGCTTTGCGGAAAGGAACACTCCTCGTATCCCGATGCGCGCCGAGCTTGGGAGCGCCTCGGCCTTGAGGACCGCGTAAAGCGTCCGGGCTTCATTCCAGAAAAGGAGCTTGAGCATTTTTATCGGGCGGCTTCGCTCACCGTGGTTCCTTCATTCGCCGAAGGATTCGGATTCACGGGACTTGAGTCGCTTGCGTGCCAAACACCGGTTGCCGCTTCTCAAACAACATCCTTGCCGGAAATTCTCAAAGATGCTGCGGTATATTTTGACCCCCATAACTCCGAAAACATGGCGGAGGTCATGCATCGCATACTTGTAAACAAAGAAGAACAAAAAATATGCCTTGAAAAAGTTCCCGATCTTATGGAGCAATATCGATGGGAGACCATGGCCGAAAAAACCGCTAAGTATTACCGGAGCATTCTCGAACACTGA